Genomic window (Nymphaea colorata isolate Beijing-Zhang1983 chromosome 1, ASM883128v2, whole genome shotgun sequence):
GTGATAGTCCCATTGCCGCTCAAGCATGACAGGGGAAGGCCGGCATCCGGGTTCATCTGGCGAGCGAGCAGCTCCTCATGGTTAACGACTGCCGACCACGTCGAACTCTCCTTGGCCGTCATCTTGTCCTGAAGGCACTTGGACTGCCGCACCAGCCTCCGTATCTTGTCGATGTCAGGGGAGATGTGCTTGATCACGGCGGTAAGCACGCTCACCTTCCATGCCTTCTTCAGATCGTGAGGCTTCTTGTATGGAGGGGGGCCCTGGTCCTTTGGGAGCCCCAATTGAGGCCACCAATCCTCGTTGCCCGTTGGCCACCACGGGGGAGCTACACCTTTCTCGAGAGGGAAACGCCTCTGAGGAGGCTCGCAGTGCTGCATGAGGGCCGATAATAGAGACCCCAAGGTTGTGTCTTGAAGTTCTTGAAGCGTCTGCGGCGTCGAAATCATGCCTGAATTCTCCTCCATGCTACCAGGAATGGCGTTTTCCGCCTGAAACTTGGCGATTGCAGCAGGACCGTTGCGATCGAACCGCACCTTCTCCTTCCACCAGGCACGAAGATTATCGGAGGCGCCGCTGACGGGCTTGCCCTTCTCAGGGATGATTCCGTAGACGAAGCCCTGGGCTTTGCAAACCTCCATCATCTTAAGCATGTACTTGAGAATCCCATCCTGAGCCCTGGACATCTTCTTTCGTCGGGCCTGCTCTTGCGATTGCCTCTGCTTGGCGATGTCGCCGCTCTCTTTGGCCTTGTTTTGCTCCTTGAGCCGTCTCAACCTGATGCGGTCCCTCCACATCCTGCGCTCGAGCTCATCGACATCAATCTCCTCCTCGCTTTCATCATCATCCTGCAGGATCTCCCCTTCATTCGCAATTGTCTGATCGCACGCCGAGTGCGGGAGGGGGACAGACGGGAGCCCTAAACTCGCCGTGAATCCCATTTCttcatatatattcatatcTCGATTACCTTGAACCAACACGAAGAAACAATCGCGAGTCACAACATCAACATGAAGCATAAAACCTTCCTTTTTCCGGAAcaaaacacaaacatcaaagaaATCTGAAGGAAGAATCTGAAGAAATTCTTACTCCTTCGGGTCCAAAGTGAGGAACCAAAGTAGCAGTTGAGAGAAAGAGTAGTATGGTCACTAACAAGCTTACAATTAGTCGTCAACAGAAGGTTGTGAGGTGATTAACAGGGCCAACGGAGCCTTATCCTCAGCATGGGTGGCCAGAAAATTAAGGTATGCTCTACGGGTGGGGCCCACCTTTTTTTGCTATTCATTCATCTTTAGTTAGGAATGAGGATTCGTTTACTTCGAACAAGAAAGAACTCTCTGGGAGATTTTATAGGTGGCTTGAATCAACGGTTGGGTGGGTCTTCCTTCGAAAAATTCTACAACAATCGGTAACCTGTTTTGTGAAAATTTCTTCTTGGCTGGAAGACGGAAGCATCTGGCGCGTGCTTTACGCACCCAAACCTCCGGCAGAATACCTAATTCGAAAGCATTTCTGGATTTGCTCTACCCGGGgataaaataaagagaaggaaaaactcAGGTGCCGTGATCGAAAATAAAGAATGACCCAACAATTCAAAGCGGCATCTTTTTGTAATGGAGAAACTTTATTAATAAAACGAACCACCGTCCGATTAGTGGACCTTTCTCTTGTGAAGGATCATTGATCATTTCCTAGCGAAACAAAATCAAAGACCAAAACGAATTACGGAGGAAGACGTCGTACACTATTCACTGGTGAACGTACAAGTCTTGAATAGGAATACCAAGTCTTGAAAGGCCATGTTTCAGCAAAGGTGGAATCCCAGATCCTCGGCTGTCAGGTGATCTCAGGTCGGAAGGGGCGAGGAAGGTGTTTCGATCTTTCTTTCGCgcggtggagagagagagagagagagaggcagaaagTTTACCGGAGCGAGAACCTCTGCAAAGCGAAATACAcacagggggagagagagagacgacaGAGGGTTTCGACCGCCGAAACTCTCTGCCGGGTGAACGCTCCATGGACACGCTGTGGCcgcaaacagaaaaaaaaaacacacacacacaactcgACCGCcatgagtgagtgagagagcAGCCAGCAAAatccacagagagagaaagagacagagaatCGGGAGACGGTATAAACCAACGAAAGCCTCTGCTGGGAAAGCCCTCCATCTCCATGGCCGCCGCAGCGGCTGcataaaaaacacacacacaaacaaaacACAGCTCCACAGAGGGTTTCGCTGGGCAAACCCCCTTCCGGTAAAacccacagagagagagagggagagagccgCAGAGGGCTAACCCTCTGCCGAGAAAACGCAACATGGCCACCGCAACCGccgaaaacaaaaaaaaaaaacaaaggggaGGAAAACGCAACTCGAccgccagagagagagagagaactcaccatgagaaagagagacgGCCATCGGCGTCGAGCTGTGCTTCGGCACAGAGAGAGATGGGCTTCTTCAACGAACGAAAGATGCTGTAAGTCGCACGTGATCGGTTCTTAGGAGGGAGGCCGTGAGACTCCGTATTTTAAAACCACCGATTTCAGAACCTGGATCTGAAATCAGCCCCGGAACCCAGACCCGGGGCAATCAAACATAACCAAAATGTTGTTGATTTGCAAAGTTATCACATCACGGATAAatatttcaatgaaaaaaattaaatgtttgctattcttcttgatattttttttttttaaaattttgctccTTTTGAATGTAAAAATAGTCAAAACTCCTGGAGGGCCTATTTAATAAGCTCCGTttctaataaaaataaaagttatcgGCGTTTCTCCGTTACTCAAAAATGGTGTAAGGCAGGCTGCGGGGAGATAGATAGGGCTCCCTTCTCTTTTGTTGccaacaaataaatgaaaagaaatgcaaaaaaaaaacgggGACAGAAGAAGCTGAGATCAACTGATTAGGTTGCTGCTAAACAAAAACTTCACTACCGGATTAAAGGCATATAGAGCGGGTCGAGTCTGAACTTCCAAAGCCAAACTCCGTGAAGAGCCCCAGCCATACCGTCGGAAGAGATGCCAAGTGCTCAGGTGGCCATGACAAACTACCATCCCGTTCTACCGCCAAAACACACATACAGAAAAGGCTTTATTTTCAGAAAACCCACATTTTCACCAACATAACTACCACCCATTTatctaaaaaattaattaaaacccAAAGGAGCGACAAGGCAAACAAACGAAGGAGTGGGGTCCCTTgcgaaaagagaaaagaaaaaaatgccgGCTGGAGAAAAATAAGTCGATCGATCGGTCGGTAAATGTTTTCGCAAGTGGGTAGTAGAAAGGAAATAGCAATTAATCCCGACAGTTTACAGTTAATTGAAGGGAGTTGGCGGGACCATCAGTGCAAtacctttctttttcccatttatTTATTTCCGCTCTTCCTTTCCTCGGCGTTGGTGGTCCCCGCCAAGACGAGGTGGGGGAGGGGCCCACCTCCCAATCGTTTCGTACGTACTGATGGCAGAGAATATCAGCCGTTGAATGGGCCGCAGGATTAATCTTCCTTCATCCAGGCCGTCCCTTCGAGCGGAGCACCCACTTGCGCAAATAATTCAGTAACTGGCTTTCCTCTTTTGCCCCGCCGTACCGACCCATGTGGCATCCCATTAAATTGACAGTCAGATTCTGTCGTGCCCCTGCCGGCCATCCCGGACCCGGGTATGGCTACTCCGCATTTGGATCAAAACCGCTTCGTCTTCGTGACATCAGATGAGATCAGCCCCCAGATGGCTTACATTTGAAATCCGCCATTAATTTTATTGTCAAACATGTTCGAGAGAAGAGAAGGTTCAAGTCCTCCTTTCGACGTTTCTAGGAGGGCCTGGCCTGGCCGGACAATAGAGAAATCAGCTCACAACAACAACACATATGgtatgttttggaaaataacaCAAGAGGCCTGGCCTGCAACACACAGCAAGCATGCATCAATAATCCTAGtctcccaaaaaataaaaagaaaagaaagaggcaCCAAACCCcccaattttaatttttaacttgatggatgGAGAATGCAAAAACAAGCGTTTCACTTCCAATCTGCATGGCGTAGTAATGTTTTTCATAAGCAACACGGCCAAAACTCTTTTGTATAATGCAACAAATTGAGGGCGATGGGCAGTAGTAGAGCTTCCTATTTTCCACCTTATGATGATCTTTCGTACTACATGGACTAAAATAAACGAAGAAAgaccttctcttcttcctcttgtctTCGTTTAATAATttaacccaaaagaaaaagaaaacaaatacttGGGGTTTACTAAATGAAACTCATTATCATGTTCCATTTTTAGTTTATTCTACACACCACACCACCCAGCCCAGCTTGTAAGGGGACCGTCAACAGATTTCACAAAATCTCAGCGCACACTACTCTTTTCGAAATATACGATTCTTTTCCAATTCGCAAAAGACGTAGAACGACTTCGCCCTCCAGAGTGCAGATTGCCCGAGGAAAATAGGTttaagcttttttctttttctttttttcctactGAAAATGGATGGTGTTCAAactttacatctctctctctctcacatctgGATTGCACTGCCGACATGGATGAACTATGACCTCACCCTCCTTTATTTCTTAATTAATAGGCCCCTCACCAATAAAgattttcataattttgttttGGGAAATGTGAAACAAGTTAAGTTGAAGACACCGAATGAATCCCATCTCAACTTTTCCTTAAATCGATCCATCCATCTTCTGTTCATGACGATGACGAGGGAGACAAGCACATCAGAATTTGCATCGGCCGACCATCAGCCTGCGCCGTTACGCTCACCACATCCCCCTTAGGATTAGGAACCATTAAATTAATTTCTGCTTTCATCCTAAGCAATGTCTTCCTTACGAACCCCCGTCCATCAAATTTATGAATCATTGAAAACAAAGTGACGGCAGAACCATAATTAGAGAAGTAAGTACGTCCAATAATTCAGGTTACCCGACTTAATTGCATTCACAATTAATTAATTGGGTATAACCTTTTCCTCCACCCAAATCTAGTGTCCGCCTTTTGAGTTTGATCATACCTATAAAAAATCTCTGTGAGTCGAATTACTAGCGAATCTAAGAGTACCGCCTATCTTCTTCTTTGAACCAATTTCATTTCGGAGGcatcttattttattcttttcactttattttttcaaaaaatagtcttttaatatattttgttACCAATTCACAACTCATATAATGTTCAGCTGAAAACATGCAGATGCCGAATACTGCTATGTTTACGCATCGGATCGAGGATGAGAAGAATCATCTTCATGCATCGacgaaaacaaaaataatggtTAATTAATTGGTTGGGCATGCAGCATGCTGTCCTTGCTTTTCCGAACGGCACCTCTGTCTCCCACaaatttaaaatgaagaaacaagagagaggtTGAGACGATTAGTTTAATGGGAGGAGGTTCCATTAAACTAAACCCCTCGTATATACACTGTATCTTTTTCGTGTGCCGCCACAAATACAATCCTCCTCCGTTTTATAATCGATCGTGCCGTTGGGGCGCGTGGCTGTAGCAAGTCATCGCTATTGAAAATTTGAGggactttttgtttttttttgtctaaatttTGATCCTCCTACATATTCTTATTTTTGTAATACGAGAGCTGGTGTTAGGCGACACCAGCAACTCATCGTCCCATAGATTCGATTCGTGATGGATGAAACGTCCACTACCTACAGCATTTCGTAGAGAACGGTCTTCCTTTGTTTTATAATGTATGTGTTCAAAGAAAGTCGCACCCCTAGCTGATAAAATTCGAAGAACTTGGTCGCATATCTTTCCTCTG
Coding sequences:
- the LOC116258883 gene encoding ETHYLENE INSENSITIVE 3-like 1 protein, with protein sequence MAVSLSHGNRDMNIYEEMGFTASLGLPSVPLPHSACDQTIANEGEILQDDDESEEEIDVDELERRMWRDRIRLRRLKEQNKAKESGDIAKQRQSQEQARRKKMSRAQDGILKYMLKMMEVCKAQGFVYGIIPEKGKPVSGASDNLRAWWKEKVRFDRNGPAAIAKFQAENAIPGSMEENSGMISTPQTLQELQDTTLGSLLSALMQHCEPPQRRFPLEKGVAPPWWPTGNEDWWPQLGLPKDQGPPPYKKPHDLKKAWKVSVLTAVIKHISPDIDKIRRLVRQSKCLQDKMTAKESSTWSAVVNHEELLARQMNPDAGLPLSCLSGNGTITYNGSCEYDVDGYDEDDANMEVLECKPELFHPGVAGERIIPSMNGDTASDCIRKRKFPGEQLMMEGKAYIGDNTESPCHDFPMGFASKSARSNHGSNCFYPSNFPQGITLPGVVANQEEKPVFCLPVPEGKQRQQEQNPSIAVTANRTAGYASRNLANMQVAAPPSPTPPGVRSMMDHNPGPLTGVGVPVDVHKSINDLFALYEQQRKILGRPNVHEAPRDLALGNHDVRNGGPNPLLADVFDEQSCGMSMGLEQCKMFAHGFDDNQQDVNPRYKCGSALLPMDFDSFSRGPELQKLGATHWFA